A region from the Polycladomyces zharkentensis genome encodes:
- a CDS encoding GAF domain-containing protein: MLGDFLEKLFNRFLWFPFITAYIVLSGLVWYAISQMDWGNLKKTPIPVIIVASVLSILAALLFWWSYKETAKSLRFKRDFSESDKDLVKATDALDIMSKIGNQITKCISEPFSTANNHYTFHSICWLIRAFMINERSKDPKVVLFIPNEEESHLEPCGWANHSTRIQKFTLKISQENAAGFTYMTGEPYYLPDVNAPGVRFERNSYSNNSFCSLVTVPVKCGNEVIGVLSVTGQEKNSYNESEDIPYLRAFANALSPLVTHHLLGRKGVCGEHRETVGSKRTDHL; this comes from the coding sequence GTGCTTGGTGATTTTTTGGAGAAGTTGTTCAACCGTTTCTTATGGTTCCCCTTTATAACAGCATATATTGTGCTTTCTGGATTGGTATGGTACGCTATATCTCAGATGGATTGGGGTAACCTCAAAAAGACCCCGATACCAGTGATAATAGTTGCTTCTGTATTATCTATATTGGCCGCTCTTCTTTTCTGGTGGAGTTACAAAGAAACGGCAAAATCTTTGCGTTTCAAGAGAGATTTTTCGGAGAGCGACAAAGATTTGGTCAAGGCAACCGACGCTCTTGATATTATGAGTAAAATCGGGAATCAAATTACGAAATGTATATCCGAACCTTTTTCAACGGCCAACAATCATTATACCTTTCATTCGATTTGTTGGCTGATTCGGGCATTTATGATCAATGAAAGATCGAAGGACCCAAAAGTGGTACTTTTTATTCCGAATGAGGAAGAAAGCCACCTGGAACCATGTGGTTGGGCAAATCACTCTACTCGCATCCAAAAATTCACTCTAAAAATTAGTCAAGAAAATGCAGCAGGATTTACATATATGACGGGTGAACCTTATTATTTACCTGACGTAAACGCCCCTGGTGTTCGTTTTGAACGCAACAGTTATTCTAACAATTCGTTCTGTTCATTGGTTACAGTTCCCGTAAAATGCGGAAATGAAGTAATTGGCGTTCTAAGTGTGACAGGTCAAGAAAAAAATTCGTACAATGAATCTGAAGACATTCCTTATTTAAGGGCTTTTGCCAACGCACTTTCCCCTTTGGTTACTCACCATTTATTAGGTAGAAAGGGTGTCTGTGGTGAACACCGTGAAACAGTTGGGTCCAAAAGAACAGATCATTTATGA
- a CDS encoding FecCD family ABC transporter permease, protein MINSDRLKRVRFTMISALFLLLALFVISVATGYISLSPAQLARTILGQGTSKENLILFDFRLPRIIITILAGMGLAVSGSILQSITRNPLSDPGVLGIHAGAGLMVVFYVMFFTAESTNFLYVLPLFALLGGIFAAAIIYILSYLKGEGVDPNRLVLIGVGIAAAMNGAILTLSTRLEREEYDFFANWMAGRIWGDDWTFVLALLPWILLLLPVVLAKSNVLNILNLHEHVSVGLGVHVERERLILIFIAVALSSASVSVSGSIPFIGLMAPHIARALVGPRHQWFLPIAAVLGAILLLAADTIGRVILDPSGIPAGIVVSIIGAPYFMYLMAKK, encoded by the coding sequence ATGATCAATTCAGATCGGCTCAAGAGAGTGCGATTCACCATGATATCAGCACTCTTTTTGCTTCTGGCACTTTTCGTGATCAGTGTGGCAACCGGATATATATCTTTATCCCCTGCTCAATTGGCACGTACCATTTTAGGACAGGGCACCAGCAAGGAAAATTTGATTTTATTTGATTTCCGGCTTCCGAGAATCATCATCACGATACTGGCCGGTATGGGACTGGCCGTTTCCGGTTCGATTCTGCAAAGTATTACCAGAAACCCGCTTTCGGATCCGGGTGTTTTGGGAATTCATGCAGGCGCCGGGCTGATGGTGGTTTTTTATGTTATGTTTTTTACCGCAGAATCGACAAATTTTTTATACGTACTCCCCCTTTTTGCGTTATTGGGAGGAATATTCGCTGCAGCTATCATTTACATCCTGTCCTATCTAAAAGGGGAGGGGGTTGATCCGAATCGGCTCGTTTTAATTGGTGTTGGGATAGCAGCTGCCATGAATGGCGCGATTTTAACCCTGAGCACCCGTTTGGAACGTGAGGAATATGATTTTTTTGCCAATTGGATGGCGGGGAGAATTTGGGGAGATGATTGGACATTTGTTCTGGCCTTACTTCCTTGGATTCTTTTGTTGCTCCCTGTTGTCTTGGCAAAATCGAATGTACTCAACATATTGAACTTGCATGAACATGTATCTGTGGGTTTGGGGGTCCATGTGGAAAGGGAAAGGCTCATCCTGATTTTTATCGCGGTGGCTCTTTCCTCAGCTTCTGTATCAGTCAGCGGAAGTATCCCGTTTATTGGGCTCATGGCTCCGCATATCGCAAGGGCATTGGTAGGACCGCGTCATCAATGGTTCCTTCCGATAGCGGCTGTGCTCGGAGCCATTTTGCTCCTTGCTGCGGATACCATCGGAAGGGTCATATTGGACCCAAGCGGTATTCCTGCCGGAATTGTCGTTTCAATCATTGGGGCACCCTATTTTATGTACTTAATGGCAAAAAAATAG
- a CDS encoding FecCD family ABC transporter permease codes for MVEKENKVYSRPAIGTSLLAFGFILLIGSIVLGISVGAAHIDFQTVWRSIFHYDSTREADQIIVGIRLPRELGAAIVGAAFAVSGAIMQGMTRNPLADPGLLGLNAGASLALACVFAFHPSATYLSVMFVSFIGAGIGAGLVFGLGSLRPGGMSPVRITLAGAAVSALLSALGEGMALYYKLSQDLAFWTAGGVSGTNWLQLKLIFPVVVVGMMMAIVLSKHLTILSFGEEMAKGLGQRTLLTKAVLMTVVLILAGAAVSLVGPVAFVGLMVPNIVRYLVGTDYRWIIPCSAVFGGILMVLADTAARMVNAPYETPIGAIVSIAGVPFFLYLARKGGRK; via the coding sequence ATGGTTGAAAAAGAAAATAAAGTTTATTCCCGACCGGCAATCGGTACTTCCCTATTGGCTTTCGGTTTCATACTCCTGATAGGGAGTATTGTGTTGGGGATTTCAGTAGGGGCTGCCCATATTGATTTTCAAACTGTGTGGAGATCGATTTTTCACTATGATTCCACCAGGGAAGCGGATCAAATTATTGTCGGCATCAGGTTGCCGAGGGAGCTGGGAGCAGCAATCGTTGGGGCAGCCTTTGCGGTCAGCGGAGCCATTATGCAGGGAATGACAAGAAATCCCCTCGCAGATCCCGGTCTGCTTGGTCTCAACGCCGGTGCAAGTCTGGCTCTTGCGTGTGTATTTGCTTTCCACCCGAGTGCCACCTATTTATCAGTCATGTTCGTTTCCTTTATTGGTGCCGGAATAGGAGCCGGACTGGTGTTTGGTCTGGGATCGTTAAGGCCGGGAGGAATGTCTCCCGTCCGCATCACTCTGGCGGGTGCAGCTGTGTCGGCATTATTGTCGGCTTTAGGGGAAGGGATGGCCCTGTATTATAAACTGTCTCAGGATCTTGCTTTTTGGACGGCTGGGGGTGTTTCCGGAACAAACTGGCTCCAATTGAAACTGATTTTCCCGGTGGTTGTTGTGGGAATGATGATGGCAATCGTGCTTTCCAAACACTTAACCATCCTCAGCTTTGGTGAAGAAATGGCAAAAGGGTTGGGACAGCGGACTCTGTTAACAAAAGCCGTCCTGATGACTGTTGTGCTGATCCTGGCGGGAGCTGCCGTTTCACTGGTTGGGCCTGTTGCTTTTGTTGGATTAATGGTGCCTAACATAGTCCGTTATCTGGTTGGGACGGATTATCGTTGGATCATCCCATGTTCAGCCGTATTTGGAGGCATACTGATGGTGCTTGCCGACACGGCTGCGAGAATGGTAAACGCTCCATATGAGACCCCAATTGGTGCAATCGTATCCATTGCCGGCGTTCCTTTCTTCCTTTATCTTGCACGAAAGGGGGGAAGAAAGTGA
- a CDS encoding iron-hydroxamate ABC transporter substrate-binding protein yields the protein MRILKKCLFLSLIAVLVGLLAACGTNQNHFGLEADSSQKMRVYHSEHGDIKVPARPKRVAVLAASYVGNLLKLGIKPIAVNEWPKESQFFKGKLDDVEVVTTDSLEKLVALNPDLIITYSNDKNIKKYSEIAPTVAFTYDKYNYLQQHIEIGKLVGKEKEARAWVKEWQEKAKAARKKVREAIGDNVTVTVLEKYGKDIYVYGNNWGRGTEVIYQALGLKAPKKVEQDVFGPGYKAISAEVIPQYAGDYIFVGKGAEAADNSFMETDVWKRIPAVQKNHVIPFDSKSFYFNDPISLEKEMEFIVKALTKGKS from the coding sequence ATGAGGATACTCAAAAAATGTTTGTTTCTAAGCTTAATTGCAGTTCTTGTTGGTTTGTTGGCAGCTTGTGGAACGAATCAGAATCATTTCGGCCTGGAAGCTGATTCTTCACAAAAAATGAGGGTTTATCATTCTGAACATGGTGATATCAAAGTGCCTGCCCGCCCGAAAAGAGTTGCTGTGCTGGCAGCGTCTTATGTAGGAAATCTGCTGAAACTGGGGATTAAACCGATCGCTGTCAACGAATGGCCCAAGGAGAGTCAATTCTTTAAAGGCAAATTGGATGATGTAGAAGTGGTAACCACTGATTCTTTGGAGAAGCTCGTGGCATTAAATCCTGATTTGATCATTACTTATTCAAACGACAAAAATATCAAGAAATATTCCGAGATTGCTCCGACGGTTGCTTTTACCTACGATAAATACAATTATCTGCAACAACATATTGAAATAGGGAAATTGGTTGGCAAAGAAAAGGAAGCAAGAGCGTGGGTGAAAGAGTGGCAAGAGAAAGCGAAAGCGGCGAGGAAAAAGGTCCGCGAAGCCATCGGTGACAACGTTACCGTTACCGTTTTAGAAAAATATGGAAAAGATATTTACGTATATGGGAACAATTGGGGTCGTGGAACGGAAGTAATCTATCAGGCTCTTGGTCTGAAAGCTCCCAAAAAAGTGGAACAAGACGTGTTTGGTCCTGGGTATAAGGCAATTTCAGCCGAAGTGATTCCCCAATACGCAGGTGATTACATTTTTGTGGGTAAAGGAGCTGAAGCTGCGGATAACTCATTTATGGAGACGGATGTTTGGAAAAGGATACCGGCAGTACAAAAAAATCATGTCATTCCATTCGATTCAAAGTCCTTCTATTTCAATGACCCGATCTCCCTTGAAAAAGAAATGGAATTCATCGTCAAAGCACTGACCAAAGGGAAATCATAA
- a CDS encoding ABC transporter ATP-binding protein, producing MSRLFTENLRIAYGDHDIVKNLNLNIPDNKITAIIGPNGCGKSTVLKAMARILAAKSGAVFLDGKEIIKESTKKIAQKMAILPQSLGAPEGLTVAELVSYGRFPYQKGMGRLKDQDREVINWALQVTGIASFRDREVDTLSGGQRQRVWIAMALAQETDIILLDEPTTYLDLAHQLEVLELLKYLNEKEKRTIVMVIHDLNHAARFADHIVAMKDGDIIKEGTAEEVMTSQVLRRVFHIDVEIGIDPRTKKPICLTYDLINRFHAMEEMAI from the coding sequence ATGTCCAGGCTTTTTACCGAGAATTTAAGAATAGCCTATGGAGACCATGATATCGTAAAAAATTTAAACTTAAACATCCCTGATAATAAAATCACGGCGATTATTGGACCGAATGGTTGCGGTAAATCGACTGTTTTGAAAGCAATGGCTCGAATACTTGCTGCAAAATCTGGTGCTGTATTTCTGGATGGAAAAGAAATTATTAAGGAATCTACAAAAAAGATTGCTCAAAAAATGGCGATATTGCCCCAGTCACTGGGTGCTCCGGAGGGGCTGACGGTTGCAGAATTGGTTTCATATGGAAGGTTTCCTTATCAAAAAGGGATGGGGAGGCTGAAGGATCAAGACCGGGAGGTAATCAATTGGGCACTTCAGGTAACCGGTATTGCCTCCTTCAGGGACAGGGAAGTGGATACCCTTTCAGGAGGACAGAGGCAGAGAGTTTGGATTGCCATGGCGTTAGCCCAGGAAACGGATATCATTCTTCTTGATGAGCCGACAACATATCTTGATTTGGCACACCAGCTGGAGGTCTTGGAGCTGCTGAAATACTTAAACGAAAAAGAAAAACGTACCATTGTGATGGTGATTCATGATTTAAATCATGCAGCCCGTTTCGCTGATCATATTGTAGCCATGAAGGATGGTGACATCATAAAGGAAGGGACCGCAGAAGAGGTAATGACTTCTCAGGTTCTAAGGCGTGTCTTTCACATTGATGTTGAGATTGGCATAGACCCGAGAACAAAAAAACCGATTTGCCTCACATACGATTTAATCAACAGGTTTCATGCAATGGAAGAAATGGCGATATAA
- a CDS encoding anion permease: MQDVTKKHDKEVKVIPLLITLSIGVVIWFLPTPSGVTEQAWHLLAIFIATIVGLIIKPLPMGSVAILAIMATGLTKTLSIDDALSGFQNSTIWLIVIAFFISRGFIKTGLGTRIAYLFVKKFGKKTLGLSYSLLASDLILAPAMPSNTARAGGIIFPIIRSLSETFGSRPGDGTERKIGAFLTKVAFQGDMVTSAMFMTAMAANPLAANLAKDILKTDISWTSWAAAALVPGLVSLILIPLVLYKLYPPEIKETKGATELATQKLKELGPLKRSEKSMIAVFLLILFLWIFGEKGLPILGEIGATTTAFIGLSALLLTQVLTWSDIKKEENAWDTLTWFSALVMMATHLDKLGLISWFSNRMKDSVSDMAWVWGLVILAVVYFYSHYFFASATAHVSAMYSSFLAVITAAGAPGMLAALILAYFSNLYGCITHYGSGPAPVFFGSGYITQGKWWSLGLILSVMHIVVWFVIGGLWWKVLGLW, from the coding sequence ATTCAGGATGTAACCAAAAAGCATGACAAGGAAGTCAAGGTCATACCATTATTGATCACGCTGAGCATCGGTGTTGTCATCTGGTTTTTGCCGACTCCTTCAGGAGTAACGGAACAAGCTTGGCATCTGCTTGCCATCTTTATTGCGACCATTGTCGGTCTGATTATCAAACCCCTTCCCATGGGATCCGTGGCAATTCTCGCCATTATGGCGACAGGTCTCACGAAAACATTGAGCATCGATGATGCACTGAGCGGTTTCCAAAACTCCACGATTTGGCTCATAGTCATCGCTTTCTTTATTTCCCGAGGCTTTATTAAAACCGGCCTTGGCACAAGGATTGCCTATCTGTTTGTAAAAAAGTTCGGCAAAAAAACGTTGGGCCTTTCCTATTCGCTGTTGGCAAGCGACCTCATATTGGCCCCGGCAATGCCGAGCAATACAGCACGAGCCGGCGGCATTATCTTCCCGATTATCCGTTCTCTTTCTGAAACATTTGGCTCCCGCCCCGGGGATGGGACAGAAAGGAAAATTGGCGCTTTCTTAACAAAAGTCGCCTTTCAAGGTGATATGGTTACAAGCGCCATGTTTATGACTGCAATGGCAGCAAACCCCCTGGCAGCAAATCTTGCCAAAGATATATTAAAAACCGATATTTCTTGGACGAGTTGGGCAGCGGCTGCTCTTGTACCGGGGCTGGTGAGTCTGATATTGATTCCATTGGTTCTTTACAAACTGTATCCACCAGAAATTAAAGAAACCAAAGGTGCAACGGAATTGGCGACACAAAAATTGAAAGAATTGGGTCCGCTGAAACGGTCTGAAAAGAGTATGATCGCTGTCTTTCTATTGATCTTGTTTCTCTGGATTTTCGGCGAAAAGGGTTTGCCGATCTTGGGGGAAATTGGCGCAACAACCACTGCCTTTATTGGTCTTTCAGCCCTACTGCTTACCCAAGTTCTCACATGGTCAGACATTAAAAAAGAAGAGAATGCCTGGGACACGTTAACATGGTTTTCTGCACTGGTCATGATGGCGACCCACTTGGATAAACTCGGCTTGATTTCTTGGTTTAGCAATCGCATGAAAGATTCCGTAAGCGATATGGCTTGGGTATGGGGACTCGTCATCCTGGCAGTCGTCTACTTCTACAGTCACTATTTCTTCGCCAGCGCCACGGCCCACGTCAGTGCCATGTATTCCTCGTTCTTGGCCGTCATCACGGCTGCGGGGGCTCCGGGAATGCTCGCGGCTTTGATTCTTGCATATTTTAGCAATTTGTATGGTTGTATCACGCACTATGGAAGTGGTCCGGCACCCGTCTTTTTCGGCTCAGGTTACATTACGCAAGGCAAATGGTGGTCCCTTGGGTTAATCCTCTCTGTCATGCACATCGTGGTTTGGTTTGTGATCGGCGGCTTATGGTGGAAAGTACTCGGTCTTTGGTGA
- a CDS encoding fumarate hydratase: protein MREISTELITRTVRDLCIQAACDLPKDVEELLQKALEKETSQFGKYSLDKILKNVTLSREEQAPMCQDTGMTVIFVEVGQEVHIVGENLTEAINEGVRQGYTEGYLRKSVVEDPVFHRNNTGDNTPAVIHTEIVPGDQIRIQVLPKGAGSENMGALKMCKPAEGLEGIKEFVIKTITEAGGNPCPPVIVGIGIGGTIDKCTLLAKKALTRKAGEPHPNPEYAKLEQELLEEINKLGIGPQGFGGQVTALAVHIETYPTHIAMMPVCVTLNCHAARHKEAIL from the coding sequence ATGAGAGAGATATCAACGGAATTGATCACCCGCACCGTTCGTGATTTATGTATTCAGGCCGCTTGTGACCTACCAAAGGATGTAGAAGAACTTCTTCAGAAAGCGTTGGAGAAAGAAACATCACAATTTGGAAAATATAGCTTGGACAAGATTCTGAAAAACGTAACCTTATCTCGAGAAGAACAGGCGCCAATGTGTCAAGATACCGGCATGACTGTCATTTTCGTTGAAGTGGGGCAAGAGGTGCATATTGTAGGTGAAAATCTGACAGAGGCGATCAACGAAGGCGTTCGGCAAGGGTATACAGAGGGATATTTGCGTAAATCCGTTGTGGAAGATCCTGTATTTCATCGAAACAATACCGGTGACAATACACCGGCTGTCATTCATACCGAAATCGTTCCTGGTGATCAAATTCGGATTCAAGTGTTGCCAAAAGGGGCGGGCAGTGAAAATATGGGGGCACTCAAAATGTGCAAACCTGCCGAAGGATTGGAAGGGATTAAGGAATTTGTCATCAAGACCATAACCGAAGCAGGAGGAAATCCCTGCCCGCCGGTGATTGTCGGTATTGGGATCGGCGGTACGATAGACAAATGTACGTTACTTGCCAAAAAGGCACTGACTCGAAAAGCTGGAGAGCCCCATCCGAATCCAGAATACGCCAAATTGGAACAAGAGCTTCTTGAAGAAATCAATAAACTGGGAATTGGTCCTCAAGGATTCGGGGGACAAGTGACTGCGTTAGCGGTTCATATAGAAACCTATCCCACCCATATCGCGATGATGCCAGTTTGCGTGACACTCAATTGCCATGCGGCACGACATAAAGAAGCTATTCTCTAA
- a CDS encoding Fe-S-containing hydro-lyase, which yields MAAIKKITTPLTYDQVKGLKAGDQVTITGVIFTARDAAHKILVENLKAGNSLPVDFKDQIIYYAGPTPAKPGKVIGSCGPTTSSRMDAYTPTLLGQGLRGMIGKGPRSKEVIESMKNNGAVYFAAIGGAAALIANSIKKVEIVAYPELGPEAIRRMEVVDYPCIVAIDAEGNNLYELGVKQHRAAD from the coding sequence ATGGCTGCTATCAAAAAAATTACGACTCCCCTAACATATGACCAAGTAAAGGGATTGAAGGCGGGCGATCAGGTCACGATTACAGGTGTAATTTTTACAGCACGGGATGCGGCTCACAAAATTTTGGTGGAAAATCTGAAAGCCGGCAATTCGCTGCCGGTCGATTTCAAGGATCAAATCATTTATTACGCTGGACCGACGCCCGCCAAACCAGGAAAAGTAATCGGATCCTGTGGACCTACCACCAGCAGTCGCATGGATGCCTATACACCAACCTTGCTTGGACAAGGGCTTCGAGGCATGATTGGCAAAGGCCCGCGTAGCAAAGAAGTCATCGAATCCATGAAAAATAATGGTGCGGTTTATTTCGCGGCTATTGGAGGTGCAGCAGCCCTCATTGCCAATTCAATTAAAAAAGTCGAGATCGTCGCCTATCCTGAATTGGGACCAGAAGCCATCCGCCGGATGGAGGTAGTGGACTATCCTTGCATTGTCGCCATCGACGCTGAAGGGAACAACCTTTACGAGTTGGGCGTGAAACAACACCGAGCGGCCGATTAA